TGCATGGCGTTGGTGGTACAGTGGGGGCAATTTTAACAGCCATCTTTGCCACTACTCAAGTCAACGGAGGAGGTAAAAACGGAGTGCTGCGTGGTAATTTTGGTGAATTGGGAGTTGAACTAGTAGCAATTGCCGTTGCTTATGTAATCGCAGGTGTTGGTACGTGGATTATTCTCAAAGTTATCGATGCTACAGTCGGGCTGCGAGTCAAAGAGGAAGCTGAATTGCAAGGTTTGGATATCAACGAACACGGTGAAGAAGGTTACAACTCCGAGTTTGGCGATCGTCCCACTTAGTAGAGAGTACTGAGTGGTGAGTTAGGAGTTAGGAGTTAGGAGTTTGCTTCCCTTTCTCGCCAATTTACACTTGAAGATTGGGTAATTTGCGATCGCTAGCGTTAAAATTTGATTCAAATAATTGGTAAATTTCGCTAGTCGTGTCTACATCTGCAAAAACCTTTCCTATCTGGGCATTTTTCTCGCTGTTAACCAACGGCATCCTAATGTTGGCGGTCATCCTGTTAATTTGGCAACAGCAGAGATTGGCCGCTTTTTTTGGGATAATCACATCCCCAGAGCCAATCAAACTAAATAACTCACCGCAAATTGCTACACCTGATTTAGGTCGCCGTCACCAACTCAGTTATCGAGAGTGGGTAGATATCCTCAACCAAGAAGCCAAGGTCGCCGCTGACCAACGTCCCCCGCATTTAACCATCCTGGCGGGAGATTCTCTAAGTTTGTGGTTTCCCCCTGAGTTATTACCCGAAGGGAACAATTGGCTCAATCAAGGAATTTCTGGCGAAACCAGCAATGGACTCTTGAAAAGATTAAAAATATTTGACCGCACCCAGCCAGAAGTGATTTTTGTGATGATTGGTATTAATGATCTAATTAAGGGGATGAGCAATGGGGAAATTTTAGATAATCAGCGGCAAATTATCAATTACTTACAAAAGAAGCATCCCACAGCGCAAATTGTTGTCCAATCGATTTTGCCACATGGGGCAGAAGAAGCAACTTGGAAAGGACGAGATAAACTATTGGCTGTTGCCAATAGCCGCATCCGCCAGTTAAATCAGCAATTACAAAGCTTATCTACCAAAAAAGGTGTCAAATACCTCGATTTATATCCCTTGTTTACCAACAAGCAAGGAAATCTCCGCCGCGAATTTACTACTGATGGCTTACACTTAAGTCCTGAAGGCTATATGGTTTGGCGTTCTGCATTGCAGATTTATAGTGAGATTGAATTAAAACCCCAGCGTCAACGTTCTGCGCCAGAAAAAGGCTAAAGCCCAAAAAGAAGTAATATCTTTGAAGACAACTCTGTATCAATCGCGTCTAGGCGCGAGAAAATAAGAAATAGTGAGTTTAAGTAGACAAATCTAATGGATACAAAAGCTTTTAAGCGCAGCCTCCAACATTCAGAAAATTACAATCGCAAGGGCTTTGGTCATCAAGCAGAAGTTGCTACCCAGTTGCAATCTGAGTATCAGAGTAACTTGATTCAGGAAATTCGCGATCGCAATTACACTCTGCAACGGGGTAATGTGACAATCCGACTAGCGCAGGCCTTTGGCTTTTGCTGGGGTGTAGAACGGGCTGTAGCGATGGCATACGAAACTCGTCAGCACTTCCCCACAGAACACATCTGGATTACTAACGAAATTATCCACAACCCTTCTGTAAATCAGCGGATGCAGGAGATGCAAGTAGAATTCATCCCCATTGAAGGAAAGAATAAAGACTTTTCTGTTGTTGGAATTGGTGATGTAGTCATATTACCCGCTTTTGGAGCTAGCGTTCAAGAAATGCAGATACTTCACGAGAAAGGCTGCAAAATTGTTGATACAACTTGTCCTTGGGTATCTAAAGTTTGGAATACAGTAGAAAAGCACAAAAAAATCGATTATACATCAATAATTCACGGCAAATATAAGCACGAAGAAACAGTTGCGACTAGTTCCTTCGCTGGCAAGTATTTAATAGTGTTGAATTTGCAAGAAGCAGAATATGTTGCTGACTATATTATCAATGGTGGCAACCGTGAAGAATTTCTGACAAAATTTGCGAAAGCTTGTTCAGCAGGATTTGACCCCGATCGCGATTTAGAAAGAGTTGGCATTGCTAACCAAACTACAATGCTTAAAGGCGAAACTGAGCAAATCGGTAAGCTTTTTGAGCGAACTATGTTACAGAAATATGGCCCCACCGAATTAAATCAGCATTTTCAAAGCTTCAACACCATTTGTGATGCCACTCAAGAACGTCAAGATGCGATGTTGGAATTAGTGGAACATAATTTAGATTTGATGGTAGTAATTGGTGGGTTTAATTCCTCGAACACTACTCAGTTGCAACAAATTGCCTTTGAGCGAGGAATTCCTTCTTATCATATTGATACTGTTGAACGCCTTAAATCAGGATATTCTATTGAACATCGGCAATTAAATGGGCAGTTAATAACTACAGAAAACTGGTTGCCTGATGGAGAAATTGTTGTGGGAATTACTTCTGGTGCTTCTACGCCAGATAAGGTAGTAGAAGATGTGATTGAGAAGATTTTTACATTGAAAACAACAGCAGCGCTGGTTTAACTGTTCTCAGAGAGACTTCCAACTAAAAAACATCCAATTAATTCTTGTGGGGCGGACATCTTGTCTGCCTTATAAGATTGGATAATTTATTTGTTATAAACTCCTCAGTTATCGATTTCATATTTGGCGAAACACCACATCAATATCAGTTATCGGTAACTAGTGTTCACTGTTGGAATAATTTGTAATCGATTAAAAAATTAAATTTATCAAATAATCTCAGGAATTAATCAATAACTTAAACAGCGTTTGTTGCCATTTTTTAGTTAGCGAACGCCTGATAGTACTTGATCGAAAAAATTTATAAACTCTTACTATTTGAATTGTCAAAGATGAAATTTAAATAACTCTTAATCATACCACAAAATATTGATGCAAGAGTTCTATTGTTAGCCCTGATTCCATGCATGACCAAGCTTTGAGCCAAAACTGACGGGAATCACTATTTTTAAAGGTCTGCCCATGAGCTTTTGCTGTAAAAAATAGGTATTCATGATTTATGAATCGGCACAAGCCAAAACGGAATCGTGGCGTTATACTCACTCCTGAAGGCTGGCAAAAACTTCAGCAGGCAAAACTTGAAGGGGAAATCCGAGAAAAATCTGGCTCCAAGTACACTCTAGAAGAAATAAGTGAACGCGCTGGATTAACTTCAAATACAGTCGCAAAGATACTTACTAACCAGGAAAGGGTTGACAAACGAACGCTAGTTTATTTATTCATGGCGTTTAACTTAGAGTTAAATCCCCAAGACTATCTTAAGTTAAATCCCGATTTGGCGAGACTTTCAGCCTTGGAGTTTAGAAAGCGCGTTGATTGGGGAGAGATGGTGGATGTATCTGTTTTCTATGGGCGCATAAATGAACTGACTCTACTAGAGCAATGGCTGATTAAGGAACGCTGTCGAGTGGTGGCGCTGTTGGGAATGGGAGGAATTGGTAAAACAACTCTTGCTGCCAAATTAGCGCAAAAGGTTCAAGGATGTTTTGAGTACGTTATCTGGCGATCGCTCTACAATGCTCCCCTACTTTTTGACCTGCTGGCAAATTTAATTCAATTTTTTTCTAACGAGCAGGTTTTAGAAACTGACTTACCAAAAAATGTAAATGGGAGAATATCACAACTAATTGAATATTTACAACAACAGCGCTGTCTGATCGTATTAGATAATGTAGAGACTATTCTGCAAACAGGCGCTTATGCTGGATGCTATCGAGAAGGCTATGAAGATTATGGCTTACTGATAAAACGATTGGGACAAGTTATGCATCAAAGCTCCTTGGTGCTGACTTCACGTGAAAAACCCAAAGACGTGGCGTCACACGAAGGACAAGCACTACCTGTTCGTTCATTACAACTGAGGGGTCTGAAAGAGGAAGAAGGAAAAAAAATTTTTCACCTCAAAGGTCTGTTTGGAGCAGAATCCCAAGAGAAAGCACTGATTGAGCTTTATTCTGGTAATCCATTGGCTTTGAAGATAGTTGCAACGACTATTCAAGATGTCTTTAATGGTGATATTTGTGGGTTCTTGAACCAAAAGACATCTGTTTTTGGCGATATCTGTGCTGTTTTAGAGCAGCAGTTTGAGCGTTTATCTAATTTAGAGCGTGTGGTTATGTACTGGCTGGCAATTAATCGTGAGTCAATTCCACTCTACAATTTGCAAGAAGATTTAACTTCATTAGTAATACCACACAAGTTATTAGAAGCTCTAGAGTCTTTGATCAGGCGAAGTCTCATCGACAAATTTCAGTCAACGCTAAGTGAAAAAAGTGGTTTCCTCTTCACATTACACTCTGTAGTAATGGAATATATCACTAGTAAATTAATTCAGCAAACTTATCAAGAAATTGCAACTCCAAAGATTGTGCTTCTGAAGTATTATGCTTTGAGTAAAGCTCAATCCAAAGACTACATTAGAGAAACTCAAATACGCTTAATTATTAAGCCCGTTATAGATGAACTTTTAACTATTTTTAAAACCCCAAAAAAACTAGAAAATCATTTAAATGAAATTTTAGTCAAGCTGCAAGGAGAATCTCCACTGGAACCTGGGTATACAAGCGGGAATATTCTCAACTTGCTTCGTCAGTTAAAGACAGATTTAAGAGGTTATGATTTTTCTAACCTAAGCGTTTGGCAAGTAGATATGCGGGGTGTAAGTTTACCTCAAGTCAATTTCCAAAACGCTAATTTATCTAAATCGGTTTTTACTAAAAATTTCAGTAAAATTTCTGCTTTAGCATTCAGCCCCAACGGAAAAATTTTAGCGGCGAGTGACGCAAATGGCAAGATTTGCTTGTGGCGAGACTTTGCTGAGGGCGAACAACTTTTGACCTGTCTAGGACATATTGATTGGGTTCGAGCGATCGCCTTCAGTCCAAATGGTAGCATTCTTTGCAGTGGAGGTAGTGACCAGAGTGTGAAATTGTGGGATGTCAACACAGGTGAATGCCTGAAAACTTTAACAGGACATCCTGAGCGGGTACGAGCTGTTGCCTTCAGCCTTCAAGGTGAAGTTTTAGCTTCTGGCAGCGATGATTGGGCAGTGCGTTTGTGGACTATTCCGAATAGTAAGTGTTATAAAATTTTACGAAAACATACTAATTCGGTATTATCTGTAGCTTTTAGTCCTCAAGGTAAAATTTTAGCCAGTGCTAGCAGTGATAAAACCGTGAAGCTATGGGATTTCTGCACAGGAGAATGCCTCAAAACTTTGCATGGACACACTAGTTCGGTTTCCTCAATTGCTTTCAATCTGGATGGTCAAACCTTGGTTAGTGGTGGTGATGACCAAACTGTGAAACTCTGGAGTATCTCAAATGGGAAGTGCCTGAGAACTTTCCAGGGACATAGTGACAGGGTTAGGTCAGTCGCCTTTGCTCCTAATGGTAATATTTTGGCTAGCGGTAGTGATGACCAAACTGTGAAGCTATGGAATTTCCGCACAGGAGAATGCGTTAAAACATTGCAGGGACATACAAGTTTTGTCTGTTCTGTTGTTTTTAGTCCAGATGGTCAAACTTTGGTCAGTGGTAGTGATGACCAAACTGTGAGGTTTTGGGATGTTAGCACTGGTCAAGCCTTAAGAAACTTGCAGGGCTACAATAATGGGGTGTGGTCTGTTGCCTTTGCTCCTGGTGGCCAGACCATAATTAGCAGCAATAATGACCAAACCGTAAAGCTCTGGGATGTCGCGGATGGGAAGTGCTACAAAACTTTGCGAGGAGACCCTAATCGAGTCAGAACCGTTGCCTTTAGTCCTCAAGGTAATATATTAGCAAGTGGCAGTTACGATCAACTTGTGAGGCTGTGGGATAGCAGCACCTGCCAATGTTGCAACATCTTACGGGGACATACTGGCTGGGTAAAGTCAGTTGCTTTTGCTCCTGGAGGTAAAATTCTCGCCAGTGGCAGTGA
This portion of the Nostoc sp. GT001 genome encodes:
- a CDS encoding SGNH/GDSL hydrolase family protein, with product MSTSAKTFPIWAFFSLLTNGILMLAVILLIWQQQRLAAFFGIITSPEPIKLNNSPQIATPDLGRRHQLSYREWVDILNQEAKVAADQRPPHLTILAGDSLSLWFPPELLPEGNNWLNQGISGETSNGLLKRLKIFDRTQPEVIFVMIGINDLIKGMSNGEILDNQRQIINYLQKKHPTAQIVVQSILPHGAEEATWKGRDKLLAVANSRIRQLNQQLQSLSTKKGVKYLDLYPLFTNKQGNLRREFTTDGLHLSPEGYMVWRSALQIYSEIELKPQRQRSAPEKG
- a CDS encoding 4-hydroxy-3-methylbut-2-enyl diphosphate reductase; this encodes MDTKAFKRSLQHSENYNRKGFGHQAEVATQLQSEYQSNLIQEIRDRNYTLQRGNVTIRLAQAFGFCWGVERAVAMAYETRQHFPTEHIWITNEIIHNPSVNQRMQEMQVEFIPIEGKNKDFSVVGIGDVVILPAFGASVQEMQILHEKGCKIVDTTCPWVSKVWNTVEKHKKIDYTSIIHGKYKHEETVATSSFAGKYLIVLNLQEAEYVADYIINGGNREEFLTKFAKACSAGFDPDRDLERVGIANQTTMLKGETEQIGKLFERTMLQKYGPTELNQHFQSFNTICDATQERQDAMLELVEHNLDLMVVIGGFNSSNTTQLQQIAFERGIPSYHIDTVERLKSGYSIEHRQLNGQLITTENWLPDGEIVVGITSGASTPDKVVEDVIEKIFTLKTTAALV
- a CDS encoding NB-ARC domain-containing protein, giving the protein MNRHKPKRNRGVILTPEGWQKLQQAKLEGEIREKSGSKYTLEEISERAGLTSNTVAKILTNQERVDKRTLVYLFMAFNLELNPQDYLKLNPDLARLSALEFRKRVDWGEMVDVSVFYGRINELTLLEQWLIKERCRVVALLGMGGIGKTTLAAKLAQKVQGCFEYVIWRSLYNAPLLFDLLANLIQFFSNEQVLETDLPKNVNGRISQLIEYLQQQRCLIVLDNVETILQTGAYAGCYREGYEDYGLLIKRLGQVMHQSSLVLTSREKPKDVASHEGQALPVRSLQLRGLKEEEGKKIFHLKGLFGAESQEKALIELYSGNPLALKIVATTIQDVFNGDICGFLNQKTSVFGDICAVLEQQFERLSNLERVVMYWLAINRESIPLYNLQEDLTSLVIPHKLLEALESLIRRSLIDKFQSTLSEKSGFLFTLHSVVMEYITSKLIQQTYQEIATPKIVLLKYYALSKAQSKDYIRETQIRLIIKPVIDELLTIFKTPKKLENHLNEILVKLQGESPLEPGYTSGNILNLLRQLKTDLRGYDFSNLSVWQVDMRGVSLPQVNFQNANLSKSVFTKNFSKISALAFSPNGKILAASDANGKICLWRDFAEGEQLLTCLGHIDWVRAIAFSPNGSILCSGGSDQSVKLWDVNTGECLKTLTGHPERVRAVAFSLQGEVLASGSDDWAVRLWTIPNSKCYKILRKHTNSVLSVAFSPQGKILASASSDKTVKLWDFCTGECLKTLHGHTSSVSSIAFNLDGQTLVSGGDDQTVKLWSISNGKCLRTFQGHSDRVRSVAFAPNGNILASGSDDQTVKLWNFRTGECVKTLQGHTSFVCSVVFSPDGQTLVSGSDDQTVRFWDVSTGQALRNLQGYNNGVWSVAFAPGGQTIISSNNDQTVKLWDVADGKCYKTLRGDPNRVRTVAFSPQGNILASGSYDQLVRLWDSSTCQCCNILRGHTGWVKSVAFAPGGKILASGSDDKTVRLWDVNTGQVLNILEHSHGVWSVAFSPEGNILASGSDDQTVKLWDIRTSECLKILSGHTSWVLSVAFSPEGKTLASSSKDKTVKLWDVSTGECLKILLGHTSWVLSVAFSPEGKLLASGSVDQTVRLWDVQSGQCIKILHGHTHWIRSVAFSPDSQTLVSGSEDETVKLWDVLTGECLKTLRNERPYEGMNITGVTGLTQGTITSLKVLGAIEN